The genomic stretch GCACTGCTGAGCTAGGACTCTCTCTGGCTGAAATGATCCGTCAGGATAAAGTCCACGCCATTACCTGCACCGGTGCTAATCTCGAGGAGGATGTCTTTAACCTCGTCGCCCATGACCACTACGAACGGGTCCCTAATTACCGTGACCTGACCCCTGCCGACGAGC from Verrucomicrobiota bacterium encodes the following:
- a CDS encoding deoxyhypusine synthase family protein, whose amino-acid sequence is MSQKPISDFIDHHYRHFNAAALKDAAEGYIRHLDNGGKMFMTIAGAMSTAELGLSLAEMIRQDKVHAITCTGANLEEDVFNLVAHDHYERVPNYRDLTPADE